TGAGGATTGCTCCAATTATCACAAACGGGGTATGTAAATAAATGACTCTGAACGCATTTGCGCCGATTGGCGTAATGATTATCATTGGCATCATTTTGGGCCTGATCATTTTGATGATCTCACGTGTATTCGGCCCACACAACCCAACTTTTCGTAAAACTGCACCCTATGAAAGCGGGATGAAGCCGATCGGCCCCGGTACACGCCGGATGCCCATCAAATTCTATCTCGTTGCAGTCTTGTTCATCATATTTGACGTTGAAGTGATTTTCTTTATGCCCTGGGCTGTTGCCATGCGTGATCTGGGCGTATACGGTTTACTGGTAATGGGAGTTTTCACGCTTATCCTGGTAGCTGGATTTGTGTATGAGTGGAAGAAAGGCGCGCTCGAATGGGAGTAAGCACCAAACTCGGTAATCTGGGTGTTGTTACCACGACCCTTGAAGATGCGGTCAATTGGGGCCGTACCGGCGCGATGTGGCCGTTGTTGTTCGGCCTTGCCTGCTGCGCGATTGAGATGATGTCCACACAGGCATCAGATTATGATCTGTCTCGTTTCGGCATGGAGTTAAATCGTGCCTCGCCACGTCAGTCAGATTTGATGATTGTTGCTGGTCGTGTCACTCGTAAGATGGCCCCTGTTGTTCGCCAACTTTATGACCAGATGGCAGACCCCAAGTGGGTACTCAGCATGGGTGACTGCGCTTCTTGTGGTGGTGTGTATAACAACTACGCCATCGTACAAGGCGTAGACGAAATCGTCCCGGTCGATGTCTACGTGGCAGGGTGCCCGCCACGCCCGGAGCAGCTTCTACATGGTATTTTGACGCTGCATGAGAAGGTCAAGGGTGAGCGCATCCAGGACTGGGCAAGCTAAATCAGTTGGCATGTCGGAGTGGGCAGGTATTGCCCTCTTCGCTTTATAGTAACCATACAAAATCGTGACGAATTGATAAGAGACTAGGCTAGGACGATTATGCAGATCGCACCTGCTATGGACCCCGTGGCTGCTCTAAAAGAGCGGTTTGGTGAGGACATCCTGTACGTCAAGGAATTCCGCGGCGAAATCACTGTTGTGACAAAAAGTGAGTTGATCGTCGATGTGATGATGTATCTTCGCAATACGCCGGGCCTCACATACAACTTCTTGTCGGATATCAGTTCCGTAGACTACTATCCGAATGCTTACGGCGACGAATACGATGGCACGGAAGAATACGACTATCGGCCTGAGCGCTTTGCGCTGGCTTATCATGTTTATTCCATGCTTTATAACCGCCGCCTGCGCGTCAAGACGTTTATGATGGAAGAGGATCCCGTTGCTCCGACGCTTGTGGGGGTCTGGCCCGCAGCAAACTGGTTGGAGCGCGAAATTGCCGATTTGATGGGCATCCGTTTCGATGGACATCCGGACCCGCGTCGTTTGATGATGCCGGAAGACTGGGATGGTCATCCACTGCGCCGCGATTACCCGCTGGGTAAAGAACGGGTGCAGTTCTCGTTCAATATGCAAGAAATCCAGAACCACAAACCGTTCGCAGATGAATAGCGTTTGTATGAACGTCTTTGGAGTGTGCAGCTATGGTCGTTGAACAAGTCAACTCACAAGGCATTAAGCCAACCTGGGAAGGCGATCTGGACCAGATCAAACATCTGGTTAGTGATCGTGCCATCACCGGGGAAACGATGCTGTTGAACATGGGGCCACACCATCCCAGTACACATGGTGTACTGCGTCTGCTATTAGAGCTTGATGGTGAAGAAATTGTGACCCTGATGCCGGATGTGGGCTTCCTGCACACTGGCATTGAAAAAAGTATTGAAGATAAATCCTACGAAAAGGGCGTGCCGCTTACAGATCGTATGGATTATTTGACGCCTCTTTCCAATAACATGGTCTTTTCCATGGCGATTGAAAAGATGGTTGAGCTAGAAGTGCCTGAACGTGCGCAGACAATCCGCGTCATTTTGCTGGAGCTGATGCGTATTGCCAGCCACATGGTGTGGTTAGGGACGCAGGCGATGGACATGGGCGCGATGAGCATGTTCCTTTATTGCTTCCGCGAGCGTGAAAAAATCCTC
The Phototrophicus methaneseepsis DNA segment above includes these coding regions:
- a CDS encoding NADH-quinone oxidoreductase subunit A — its product is MTLNAFAPIGVMIIIGIILGLIILMISRVFGPHNPTFRKTAPYESGMKPIGPGTRRMPIKFYLVAVLFIIFDVEVIFFMPWAVAMRDLGVYGLLVMGVFTLILVAGFVYEWKKGALEWE
- a CDS encoding NADH-quinone oxidoreductase subunit B — protein: MGVSTKLGNLGVVTTTLEDAVNWGRTGAMWPLLFGLACCAIEMMSTQASDYDLSRFGMELNRASPRQSDLMIVAGRVTRKMAPVVRQLYDQMADPKWVLSMGDCASCGGVYNNYAIVQGVDEIVPVDVYVAGCPPRPEQLLHGILTLHEKVKGERIQDWAS
- a CDS encoding NADH-quinone oxidoreductase subunit C, translating into MDPVAALKERFGEDILYVKEFRGEITVVTKSELIVDVMMYLRNTPGLTYNFLSDISSVDYYPNAYGDEYDGTEEYDYRPERFALAYHVYSMLYNRRLRVKTFMMEEDPVAPTLVGVWPAANWLEREIADLMGIRFDGHPDPRRLMMPEDWDGHPLRRDYPLGKERVQFSFNMQEIQNHKPFADE